From a region of the Labrenzia sp. CE80 genome:
- a CDS encoding NAD-dependent epimerase/dehydratase family protein: protein MRTALVTGSAGFIGYFLCTRLLDDGFRVIGLDAMTDYYDVKLKQRRQQMLLQNEHFTALNDRIETPDLLMELFSRETPDVVVHLAAQAGVRYSIENPRSYLESNINGTFELLEAARAHPPEHMLLASTSSAYGANTHMPYTETDKADHQMSFYAATKKANENMAHSYAHLFELPITMFRFFTVYGPWGRPDMALFKFTKAILEGKPIDVYNFGDMKRDFTYVEDLVEGIRLLIDAVPVRPVEGVVPEGDSLSPVAPWRVVNIGNSNAVQLTDFIAAIEKATGRAAERALMPMQPGDVPATWANADLLQELTGYRPKTDVETGVKRFVEWYRAYYEI from the coding sequence ATGCGCACTGCTTTGGTTACCGGATCTGCCGGCTTCATCGGCTACTTCCTTTGTACGCGGCTTCTGGACGACGGTTTCCGCGTCATTGGGCTTGACGCGATGACGGACTATTACGACGTCAAGCTCAAGCAGCGCAGGCAGCAGATGTTGCTGCAAAATGAGCATTTCACGGCTCTGAACGACCGGATTGAAACACCGGATTTGCTCATGGAGCTGTTCTCGCGAGAAACCCCGGATGTGGTGGTTCATCTCGCGGCGCAGGCGGGGGTTCGCTACTCAATTGAGAATCCGCGATCTTATCTGGAGAGCAACATAAACGGCACATTTGAGTTACTGGAGGCGGCGCGTGCCCATCCACCCGAGCACATGCTGCTGGCGTCAACCTCGTCGGCATATGGCGCCAATACGCACATGCCATACACTGAGACGGACAAGGCCGATCATCAGATGTCGTTCTATGCAGCGACAAAGAAGGCCAATGAGAACATGGCGCATTCCTATGCGCATCTGTTCGAGCTGCCCATTACCATGTTCCGGTTCTTTACAGTCTATGGCCCGTGGGGCCGCCCGGATATGGCGCTGTTCAAGTTCACCAAGGCCATTCTCGAAGGCAAACCGATCGACGTCTATAACTTCGGCGATATGAAGCGCGACTTCACCTACGTCGAAGACCTTGTTGAGGGCATACGGCTTTTGATCGATGCAGTGCCGGTACGTCCGGTCGAGGGCGTTGTTCCGGAGGGTGACAGTCTTTCACCGGTCGCTCCCTGGCGGGTGGTGAACATCGGCAACTCGAACGCGGTTCAACTGACCGACTTCATAGCCGCGATCGAGAAGGCGACCGGGCGCGCTGCAGAGCGCGCTTTGATGCCGATGCAGCCAGGCGATGTGCCGGCAACCTGGGCCAATGCGGATTTGCTTCAAGAGCTGACCGGTTATCGACCGAAGACCGATGTCGAAACCGGAGTCAAACGCTTCGTTGAGTGGTATCGGGCCTACTACGAAATCTAA
- a CDS encoding ABC transporter ATP-binding protein: protein MTKTSPDATVVLKLDGITKRFGALTANGDVSLTLHKGEILALLGENGAGKTTLMNILFGHYVADEGSVEVLTEDGTLKELEPGSPHAALEAGIGMVHQHFTLAENLTALENILLGTEPLLALKSGRAQAREKLLDLMDGSGLSVDLDARISTLSVGEKQRVEILKALYRNARVLVLDEPTAVLTPQESDTLFATLKKLADDGLGIIFISHKLDEVIAASHRVAVLRGGRKVADQPTEGCDKRQLAELMVGKSVPESTRDSQVPGAPRLILSNVTTGSGRDALHAVDLELLSGEILGIAGVSGNGQGTLAKVISGLVPPSSGTIVLDGEVLTSADARRMIDSGIARIPEDRHKDGIVGPMSVAENLAIETIRKPENQRFGFLRFEAIARRAKDAIVAYDIRCQGDRAPARLLSGGNIQKIVLARTLDASPCVVLAAQPSRGLDVGATSDVHRRLLEARTRGAGVILISEDLDELLRLSDRIAVMHRGNLSQPDKTETLDRATLGLRMAGQSKEQAA, encoded by the coding sequence ATGACCAAAACCTCGCCAGATGCCACTGTCGTCCTGAAACTCGACGGCATCACAAAGAGGTTCGGCGCACTGACCGCCAATGGCGACGTTTCCCTGACTCTCCACAAAGGCGAGATTCTCGCACTGCTTGGCGAAAATGGCGCTGGGAAAACCACCCTGATGAACATTCTCTTCGGCCACTATGTTGCCGACGAAGGCTCAGTTGAGGTCCTGACGGAAGACGGAACTCTCAAAGAGCTTGAACCAGGCTCACCGCATGCCGCACTTGAAGCGGGCATCGGCATGGTTCACCAGCATTTTACGCTTGCCGAAAACCTGACGGCCCTCGAGAATATTCTCCTGGGCACAGAACCATTGTTGGCGCTCAAGTCTGGCCGCGCACAAGCACGCGAGAAACTCCTAGACTTGATGGATGGCTCAGGCCTCAGTGTGGATCTGGATGCGCGCATCTCAACGCTTTCGGTTGGAGAAAAGCAGCGCGTCGAAATCCTGAAGGCGCTTTATCGCAACGCCCGCGTCCTCGTCCTGGACGAGCCAACCGCCGTCCTGACACCGCAAGAATCCGATACGCTTTTCGCTACACTCAAGAAGCTGGCGGATGACGGCCTCGGCATCATCTTCATCTCCCATAAGCTCGATGAAGTGATAGCCGCATCGCACCGCGTGGCCGTTCTGCGCGGTGGCCGTAAAGTCGCTGATCAACCGACCGAAGGCTGCGACAAGCGGCAGTTGGCCGAACTCATGGTCGGCAAGAGCGTTCCAGAAAGCACCCGCGACAGCCAGGTCCCCGGAGCGCCTCGTCTCATCCTGTCTAACGTGACAACCGGCTCAGGTCGCGACGCCCTTCATGCCGTCGATCTAGAATTGCTGTCAGGTGAAATCCTTGGCATTGCCGGTGTCTCGGGCAACGGGCAGGGAACACTCGCAAAAGTCATCTCCGGCCTTGTCCCGCCTTCGTCCGGTACAATCGTCCTGGACGGTGAAGTGCTGACGAGCGCAGATGCACGGCGGATGATCGACTCTGGTATCGCCCGCATTCCGGAAGATCGCCACAAGGACGGCATCGTCGGTCCCATGTCCGTGGCAGAAAATCTTGCGATCGAAACCATCCGCAAACCTGAAAACCAGCGCTTCGGCTTTCTCCGTTTTGAAGCTATCGCACGGCGCGCGAAAGACGCGATCGTCGCCTACGACATTCGCTGCCAAGGAGACAGGGCGCCTGCACGGCTGCTTTCAGGCGGCAACATCCAGAAAATCGTTCTGGCCCGCACACTTGATGCCAGTCCCTGTGTCGTTTTGGCGGCACAACCCTCCCGTGGTCTTGACGTCGGCGCGACGTCAGACGTTCACCGCCGCCTTCTGGAAGCGCGAACCCGGGGCGCGGGCGTCATCCTCATTTCAGAGGATCTGGACGAACTTTTGAGGCTATCCGACCGCATCGCCGTCATGCATCGAGGCAATCTTTCACAGCCTGACAAGACCGAGACGCTCGATCGAGCCACGCTGGGCCTGCGCATGGCCGGACAATCGAAGGAGCAAGCGGCATGA
- the kduI gene encoding 5-dehydro-4-deoxy-D-glucuronate isomerase has product MLTVETRYAIDPQTAKGLDTQGLRSHFHADSLFAEGEIRLIYTHYDRLILGGAVPGAGTLTLDHVAEAGTSSLLDRREMGILNIGEAGQVSVDGTDYTVNNGDVLYIGMGSGPVTFSGKGRFYILSAPAHRSCPTKLIRIEDARRVELGASETCNERVILQFLHPEVAESCQLLMGYTQFAPGSVWNTMPAHVHDRRMEAYLYFDLANDQRVFHFMGQPEETRHIVMGNEEAVISPPWSIHCGAGTGAYTFCWAMAGDNVDFTDMDMVAMGDLR; this is encoded by the coding sequence ATGCTCACAGTTGAGACCCGCTACGCCATAGACCCGCAGACCGCGAAGGGTCTGGACACACAAGGCCTGCGATCACATTTCCATGCCGACAGCCTCTTTGCCGAAGGCGAAATCCGGCTGATCTATACTCACTATGATCGTTTGATCCTGGGCGGAGCCGTTCCGGGGGCCGGAACGCTCACCCTCGACCATGTCGCCGAGGCCGGCACGTCTTCCTTGCTCGATCGCCGTGAAATGGGAATCTTGAACATCGGCGAAGCTGGCCAGGTGTCCGTCGACGGCACGGACTACACCGTCAACAATGGGGATGTGCTCTATATTGGCATGGGTTCGGGCCCAGTTACATTTTCAGGCAAGGGCCGCTTCTACATTTTGTCCGCGCCGGCCCACCGCAGTTGCCCCACAAAACTGATCCGGATTGAAGACGCCCGTCGCGTCGAGCTCGGCGCATCGGAAACATGCAACGAACGCGTTATCCTGCAGTTCCTTCATCCGGAGGTCGCCGAAAGCTGTCAGCTCTTGATGGGCTACACGCAGTTTGCTCCTGGTTCCGTGTGGAACACGATGCCGGCCCACGTTCATGATCGTCGTATGGAAGCCTACCTCTATTTCGATCTGGCGAATGACCAGCGCGTTTTCCACTTTATGGGCCAGCCGGAAGAAACACGGCACATTGTCATGGGAAATGAGGAAGCGGTGATTTCACCACCCTGGTCGATCCACTGCGGCGCAGGCACTGGCGCCTACACATTCTGCTGGGCAATGGCCGGCGACAATGTCGACTTCACCGACATGGACATGGTGGCCATGGGAGACCTTCGGTGA
- a CDS encoding sugar kinase, with the protein MTNRFLSIGECMVEMAPTSDGTYAMGFAGDTLNTAWYARKLLPESWDVSYLTAVGEDALSDNMVHFLDSAGIDTSFIERLADRTVGLYMIQLSEGERSFAYWRSESAARCLAANAEALQAKLDQAGLIYFSGITLGILSAPDRHQFLDAVGKARSNGSIIAFDPNLRPLLWASEEDMCAAITEAARFSDIVLPSFEDEASHFGDGSCEETARRYAAEGAALVIVKNGPGDVICLQEGEMTTLPANAVGSIIDTTAAGDSFNAGFLSARLQGQSLGQCVEAGNRLASAVIGQRGALVDVVEYV; encoded by the coding sequence GTGACAAATCGTTTTCTCTCCATCGGTGAGTGCATGGTTGAAATGGCGCCCACTAGTGACGGCACATACGCCATGGGCTTTGCCGGCGATACACTCAACACCGCGTGGTATGCGCGTAAATTGCTGCCTGAGAGCTGGGACGTATCCTATCTCACGGCTGTCGGCGAGGATGCTTTATCCGACAATATGGTTCATTTTCTGGACAGCGCGGGCATCGATACAAGCTTCATCGAACGCCTGGCTGACAGGACCGTTGGCCTCTACATGATTCAGCTTAGCGAGGGCGAGCGAAGCTTTGCCTATTGGCGCTCGGAGTCTGCAGCACGCTGTCTCGCGGCAAACGCCGAGGCCTTGCAGGCAAAGCTTGATCAGGCCGGGCTGATCTACTTCTCTGGCATAACGCTTGGAATTCTATCGGCGCCAGATCGACACCAGTTCCTGGATGCTGTCGGCAAGGCACGATCGAATGGCTCTATCATCGCCTTTGATCCTAATCTTCGGCCACTGCTCTGGGCCAGCGAAGAGGACATGTGTGCCGCGATTACAGAAGCCGCGCGCTTCAGCGACATCGTGCTGCCATCGTTTGAAGATGAGGCGTCCCACTTCGGTGATGGCTCCTGTGAGGAAACGGCGCGGCGATATGCGGCTGAAGGTGCGGCGCTGGTGATTGTCAAGAACGGCCCTGGCGACGTGATTTGCCTGCAAGAAGGAGAGATGACGACGCTGCCTGCGAATGCTGTCGGGAGCATCATTGACACGACTGCAGCAGGCGACAGCTTTAACGCGGGGTTTCTCTCTGCGCGCCTGCAAGGCCAGTCGCTGGGCCAATGCGTTGAGGCGGGAAACAGGCTCGCCAGCGCTGTCATCGGGCAACGAGGCGCGTTGGTGGATGTTGTCGAGTATGTGTGA
- a CDS encoding BMP family protein — protein MAVATTLSLGMPAAFAKDKPIKVAAIYTVPVEQQWVSRINKALKAAEERGDITYTFSENVANTDYERVMREYAEQGMDLVVGEAFAVERAARKVAAEYSDTAFLMGSSFGAAKPNFAVFDNWIHEPSYLTGMIAGATTKSNIIGMVGGYAIPEVNRLMNAFMEGALATNPDVKFLVTFINSWYDPPKAKESAFAMIDKGADVLYAERFGVSDAAKEKGILAIGNVIDTADDYPGTILSSALWHMEPTVDKAIAAVLSDSFEPADYGPFSFMSYGGGSFVVDEALAPADAVAAAKEKEEEILGGMFRVNVNDSEPKSTM, from the coding sequence ATGGCGGTTGCGACGACCCTGTCGCTTGGCATGCCCGCGGCATTCGCCAAGGACAAGCCGATCAAGGTTGCTGCGATCTACACGGTTCCGGTTGAACAACAGTGGGTTAGCCGCATCAACAAGGCGCTCAAGGCAGCCGAAGAGCGCGGCGACATCACCTACACATTCTCCGAAAACGTGGCCAACACCGACTATGAGCGCGTCATGCGTGAATATGCGGAACAGGGCATGGACCTTGTCGTCGGTGAAGCCTTCGCCGTCGAACGGGCCGCGCGCAAGGTCGCTGCAGAATATTCTGATACAGCCTTTCTCATGGGCTCATCCTTCGGTGCCGCCAAGCCGAACTTCGCAGTCTTTGACAACTGGATCCACGAGCCGTCCTACCTGACCGGCATGATCGCAGGTGCCACCACCAAGTCGAACATAATCGGCATGGTCGGCGGCTACGCCATTCCCGAGGTCAACCGCCTGATGAACGCCTTCATGGAAGGTGCCCTGGCGACCAATCCGGACGTGAAGTTCCTCGTGACCTTCATCAACTCCTGGTACGACCCGCCCAAGGCTAAGGAATCTGCCTTTGCAATGATCGACAAGGGCGCGGACGTCCTTTACGCGGAGCGTTTCGGCGTCTCCGATGCAGCGAAGGAAAAAGGTATTCTCGCCATCGGCAACGTCATCGACACCGCCGACGACTATCCGGGCACCATTCTTTCTTCAGCGCTCTGGCATATGGAGCCGACCGTCGACAAAGCCATTGCAGCAGTCCTTTCCGACAGCTTCGAGCCTGCTGACTACGGTCCCTTCAGCTTCATGTCCTACGGCGGCGGCAGCTTCGTTGTCGATGAAGCTCTGGCACCCGCTGACGCAGTGGCGGCTGCCAAGGAAAAAGAGGAAGAGATCCTCGGCGGCATGTTCCGCGTCAACGTGAACGACAGCGAACCCAAGTCGACCATGTGA
- a CDS encoding GntR family transcriptional regulator, with amino-acid sequence MSRSSPLRALEPLNRPSVADTVFDELHQQILSLELPPGMKMSEAEVAKALGVSRQPVRDAFYRLSKLGFLSIRPQRATIVSEISERAVFQARFVRSAIEAETVRAACEKLTAEDHKALDDLLELQRKAVEARDVVEFHAYDDQFHREICERTGLAFAWEIIRENKAHMDRVRFLSLSFASQAAFDDHVNVLEAIKARDSASAVALMQLHLSRIKEQIPRIRANYSQFFAGESEQ; translated from the coding sequence ATGTCGCGATCGAGCCCATTGAGGGCCTTGGAGCCACTCAACAGACCGTCGGTCGCTGATACTGTTTTCGATGAGTTGCATCAGCAGATTCTCTCTCTTGAGTTGCCGCCGGGCATGAAGATGTCGGAAGCTGAAGTGGCCAAGGCTCTTGGAGTTTCGCGGCAGCCGGTGCGCGACGCGTTTTATCGCCTGTCCAAACTTGGGTTCCTGTCAATTCGGCCTCAGCGGGCGACGATTGTCTCCGAAATTTCGGAGCGGGCGGTTTTTCAGGCGCGGTTTGTGCGTAGTGCCATCGAGGCCGAAACCGTTCGCGCCGCCTGCGAGAAATTGACCGCAGAAGATCATAAGGCGCTGGATGATCTTCTGGAGCTGCAGCGCAAGGCGGTCGAGGCCCGGGACGTTGTAGAGTTTCATGCCTACGATGATCAGTTTCACCGGGAAATTTGCGAGCGGACAGGTCTCGCTTTTGCCTGGGAAATTATTCGGGAGAACAAGGCCCATATGGACCGCGTTCGTTTTCTCTCTCTGTCGTTTGCCTCGCAAGCTGCCTTTGACGATCACGTTAATGTTCTCGAGGCGATCAAGGCACGCGATAGCGCCAGTGCGGTTGCGCTGATGCAGCTTCACCTCTCGCGGATCAAGGAGCAAATCCCACGTATCCGTGCCAATTATTCCCAGTTCTTTGCCGGAGAGTCTGAGCAGTGA
- a CDS encoding cupin domain-containing protein, whose amino-acid sequence MSHQPFPEVPADPGITRQVLSENPDLMMVAFRFKEEGAEGKLHNHAHVQSTYVESGRFRFTVAGKTFDVGPGDSFVIPSDARHGCLCLQPGTLIDCFTPRRDDFL is encoded by the coding sequence ATGTCACACCAGCCTTTCCCTGAAGTCCCGGCAGATCCGGGCATCACTCGCCAAGTCCTCTCCGAGAACCCTGACCTCATGATGGTTGCCTTCCGCTTCAAGGAGGAGGGCGCCGAAGGAAAGCTTCACAATCACGCTCACGTTCAGTCGACCTATGTCGAAAGCGGAAGATTCCGGTTCACAGTGGCGGGCAAGACCTTTGACGTCGGGCCCGGCGACAGCTTCGTCATTCCGTCCGATGCCCGGCACGGCTGCCTTTGTCTTCAGCCGGGAACACTGATCGATTGTTTCACGCCACGCCGTGACGATTTCCTCTGA
- the kduD gene encoding 2-dehydro-3-deoxy-D-gluconate 5-dehydrogenase KduD produces the protein MNPFSLDGKRALVTGANTGIGQAIAIAMGAAGAEVLCAARRDCGETLNQIGKGKAITLDFADPMAARDLFEEEHVDILVNNAGIIRRADAVDFTEADWDDVMDVNMKAIFFTCQAFGKAVLRRNTTGQIVNIASLLSFQGGIRVPSYTASKHGVAGITKLLANEWAAKGINVNAIAPGYIATNNTEALRNDEMRNRQILERIPAGRWGEAKDIGETAVFLASPAAKYIHGAVINVDGGWLAR, from the coding sequence GTGAATCCATTTTCCCTTGACGGCAAGCGTGCGTTGGTCACCGGCGCAAACACTGGGATCGGTCAGGCCATCGCTATCGCCATGGGAGCAGCAGGCGCTGAGGTTCTTTGCGCCGCCCGTCGCGATTGCGGTGAAACACTGAACCAGATTGGCAAGGGCAAGGCGATAACCCTAGACTTTGCTGACCCCATGGCCGCGCGTGATCTTTTTGAAGAAGAGCACGTCGATATTCTTGTCAACAATGCTGGCATCATTCGCCGTGCTGATGCCGTGGATTTCACAGAGGCGGACTGGGACGACGTCATGGACGTCAACATGAAGGCGATTTTCTTCACGTGCCAAGCGTTCGGAAAAGCTGTGCTCAGGCGCAACACAACAGGCCAAATCGTCAATATTGCCTCGCTTCTTTCGTTTCAGGGCGGCATACGTGTGCCGTCATATACGGCGTCCAAACATGGTGTTGCCGGAATAACCAAGCTGCTTGCCAATGAGTGGGCCGCAAAGGGCATCAATGTGAATGCAATCGCGCCCGGGTATATCGCCACTAACAACACCGAGGCCCTGCGCAATGACGAAATGCGCAACCGGCAGATCTTGGAGCGGATCCCTGCAGGACGTTGGGGAGAGGCCAAGGACATCGGCGAAACGGCAGTCTTCCTCGCCTCACCTGCTGCAAAGTACATTCATGGCGCCGTGATCAATGTAGATGGAGGCTGGCTTGCCCGCTAA
- the uxaC gene encoding glucuronate isomerase, with product MSQLNPDRLFPLEEKTRQVARELYQSVKDLPIISPHGHTDPRWFAENEAFPDPAQLFITPDHYVFRMLCSQGHGLESLGIARTDGGWTETDGRKIWRIFAENYHLFRATPSRMWLDHAFEEVFGWTERLSAKTADAAYDHIADCLAKPEFRPRALFERFKIEAIATTEGALDDLKWHRQIRESSWTGKVITAYRPDAVVDPEFDGFADNVEALGELTGEDTTTWEGYLQAHRIRRAYFKDFGATSSDHGHPTARTEHLSPATATALFAKSLKGSCTPEEADAFRGHMLTEMARMSLEDGLVLQIHSGSFRNHSAPTMSTFGRDKGFDIPTRTEYVQALKPLLDAVGMEPNLTIILFTLDETTCARELAPLAGAYPALKLGPAWWFYDSPEGMRRFREATTETAGFYNTVGFNDDTRAFCSIPARHDVARRVDCAYLATLVATGRLAVDEAYEVAQDLSYRLAKQAYRL from the coding sequence GTGAGTCAGTTGAATCCGGACAGGCTTTTCCCCTTGGAAGAAAAAACGCGGCAGGTGGCTCGCGAGCTCTACCAGAGTGTGAAAGACCTGCCGATCATCAGTCCTCACGGGCATACGGATCCACGCTGGTTCGCAGAAAACGAAGCCTTTCCCGATCCAGCACAGCTGTTCATCACCCCCGACCATTATGTCTTTCGCATGCTTTGCTCTCAGGGCCATGGGCTGGAAAGCCTTGGTATCGCGCGGACAGATGGCGGCTGGACGGAAACGGACGGCCGAAAGATCTGGCGGATTTTTGCCGAGAACTATCACTTGTTCCGCGCCACGCCCTCGCGCATGTGGCTTGATCATGCGTTCGAGGAAGTCTTCGGCTGGACCGAGCGCCTGAGCGCAAAAACGGCAGACGCCGCCTATGACCACATCGCCGATTGCCTCGCAAAGCCCGAGTTCCGCCCTCGCGCGCTCTTCGAACGCTTCAAGATCGAGGCCATTGCAACGACTGAGGGCGCCCTTGATGATCTCAAGTGGCACCGGCAGATCCGCGAAAGCAGCTGGACGGGCAAAGTTATCACAGCGTATCGGCCGGACGCGGTGGTCGACCCGGAGTTCGACGGCTTTGCCGATAATGTCGAGGCGCTCGGCGAACTGACGGGAGAAGATACCACCACTTGGGAGGGGTATCTCCAGGCACACCGCATCCGCCGCGCCTACTTCAAGGACTTTGGCGCAACCTCCTCCGACCATGGGCACCCGACCGCGCGCACCGAGCACCTCTCCCCCGCGACTGCCACCGCGCTCTTCGCCAAGTCCCTGAAGGGCAGTTGCACTCCGGAAGAAGCCGATGCGTTCCGTGGTCATATGCTGACTGAAATGGCCAGAATGAGTCTCGAGGATGGCCTGGTGCTTCAGATTCACTCCGGCAGTTTCCGCAACCACTCCGCCCCAACCATGAGCACATTCGGCCGCGACAAGGGCTTCGATATCCCTACACGCACCGAATATGTGCAGGCGCTGAAGCCGCTTCTCGATGCAGTCGGCATGGAACCCAACCTGACGATCATTCTTTTCACACTGGATGAGACCACCTGCGCTCGGGAGCTCGCACCGCTTGCGGGTGCTTATCCGGCCCTCAAACTTGGCCCAGCCTGGTGGTTCTACGACAGCCCGGAAGGCATGCGTCGTTTCCGGGAAGCAACAACCGAAACCGCAGGTTTTTACAACACCGTCGGCTTCAACGATGACACGCGCGCCTTCTGCTCGATTCCCGCACGCCATGATGTGGCGCGCCGGGTGGATTGCGCCTATCTCGCAACGCTCGTAGCAACTGGCAGGTTGGCTGTGGACGAGGCGTATGAGGTTGCACAAGACCTCAGCTACCGGCTTGCAAAGCAAGCCTATCGGCTCTGA
- a CDS encoding mannitol dehydrogenase family protein → MPANMPRLGRKNSKTTKSGIVHLGLGAFFRAHGAVYIEEATNASGGDWGIIGVSLQSPRMRDQLAPQDFSYTAQELGPNGVTLRQIEIVQDMLVAREDPEAVLTAMADPDIRIVSLTITEKGYCHDPATGALNVSHPDIKNDLESELPVSAPGFLVRALQRRKAAGLPPFTVLTCDNLPENGKLVSRIVLDFAQQIDPGLARWIEEEGRFPSTMVDRIVPATRQEDIDALAEKTGVYDAAPVQHEPFRQWVVEDDFVPAYGAGARPDLGAVGVELVKDVTPYEHMKLRMLNGTHSSLAYLGYLAGYETIADTVSDSMFGAFVKALWRREIMPSFEAPPGIDLNAYADALFARYSNPAIRHRTWQIAMDGSQKLPQRILGTVRDNLAVGRHCQGLGTAIAAWMIYVGGTDLTGAPIDVRDPLADQLKALSDAGETPGEKVAALLSVKQVFDQDLAAEIRLEVEAAYMLLVADGVGLVLEDLS, encoded by the coding sequence TTGCCCGCTAACATGCCGCGCCTGGGGCGCAAGAATTCCAAGACAACCAAGTCAGGCATTGTCCACCTCGGACTCGGTGCTTTCTTTCGCGCACATGGTGCAGTTTACATCGAGGAGGCCACCAACGCCTCCGGAGGCGACTGGGGCATCATCGGCGTCAGCCTGCAAAGCCCACGCATGCGCGATCAGCTCGCCCCTCAGGATTTCTCCTACACAGCACAGGAACTGGGCCCGAACGGCGTTACATTGCGCCAGATCGAAATCGTTCAGGATATGCTTGTCGCGCGCGAAGATCCGGAAGCGGTTCTGACAGCCATGGCCGATCCGGACATCCGTATCGTAAGCCTGACCATCACTGAAAAGGGCTACTGTCACGATCCTGCCACCGGCGCCTTGAACGTCTCACATCCGGACATCAAGAACGATCTCGAAAGCGAGCTCCCTGTTTCGGCTCCTGGCTTTCTGGTCCGTGCGCTTCAGCGGCGCAAGGCAGCAGGCTTGCCTCCGTTCACGGTCCTAACCTGCGACAATCTTCCGGAAAACGGCAAACTTGTCAGCCGCATCGTTCTCGACTTTGCGCAACAGATTGATCCCGGTCTTGCACGCTGGATCGAGGAAGAAGGACGCTTCCCGTCGACCATGGTCGATCGAATCGTACCTGCCACCAGACAGGAAGATATTGACGCGCTGGCAGAAAAAACCGGCGTCTACGACGCGGCCCCCGTACAGCATGAACCCTTCCGGCAATGGGTCGTCGAAGACGATTTCGTTCCAGCTTACGGCGCCGGCGCGAGACCGGATCTCGGCGCTGTCGGCGTCGAGCTTGTCAAGGACGTCACCCCATACGAGCACATGAAGCTCAGGATGCTGAACGGCACCCACTCCTCTCTCGCCTATCTTGGCTACCTAGCAGGTTACGAGACGATTGCCGATACGGTCTCAGATTCCATGTTCGGGGCATTCGTCAAGGCATTGTGGCGCAGGGAAATCATGCCCTCCTTCGAAGCGCCTCCCGGTATTGACCTGAATGCATATGCCGATGCGCTGTTTGCCCGCTACTCCAATCCCGCGATACGCCATCGAACCTGGCAGATTGCCATGGATGGCAGCCAGAAACTGCCGCAGCGCATTCTTGGCACTGTCCGTGACAATCTTGCCGTTGGCCGACACTGTCAGGGCTTGGGCACGGCCATAGCAGCCTGGATGATCTATGTGGGCGGCACCGACCTCACCGGCGCCCCGATCGATGTTCGAGATCCCCTCGCGGATCAACTGAAAGCGCTTTCAGATGCCGGCGAAACACCTGGCGAGAAAGTTGCAGCGTTGCTCTCGGTCAAGCAGGTCTTCGATCAGGACCTTGCCGCTGAGATCCGCCTGGAAGTCGAGGCAGCCTACATGCTCCTCGTGGCGGACGGCGTAGGGTTGGTACTGGAAGACCTTTCGTAA